Proteins co-encoded in one Lynx canadensis isolate LIC74 chromosome C1, mLynCan4.pri.v2, whole genome shotgun sequence genomic window:
- the NDUFB3 gene encoding NADH dehydrogenase [ubiquinone] 1 beta subcomplex subunit 3 isoform X1 codes for MASLLSCDMAHGHGHEHGQGKLKLPDYKQWKIEGTPLETVQEKLAARGLRDPWGRNEAWRYMGGFANNVSFVGALLKGFKWGFAAFVVAVGAEYYLESQKKEKKHH; via the exons ACATGGCCCATGGACATGGACATGAACATGGTCAAGGTAAACTAAAACTTCCAGATTATAAACAATGGAAGATAGAAGGGACACCATTAGAAACTGTCCAGGAGAAGCTGGCTGCACGAGGGCTAAGGGATCCATGGGGCCG caatGAAGCTTGGAGATACATGGGTGGCTTTGCAAACAATGTTTCCTTTGTTGGTGCATTATTAAAAGGATTCAAATGGGGATTTGCTGCATTTGTGGTAGCTGTAGGGGCTGAATATTACCTGGAGTcccagaaaaaagagaagaagcatCATTGA
- the NDUFB3 gene encoding NADH dehydrogenase [ubiquinone] 1 beta subcomplex subunit 3 isoform X3: MAHGHGHEHGQGKLKLPDYKQWKIEGTPLETVQEKLAARGLRDPWGRNEAWRYMGGFANNVSFVGALLKGFKWGFAAFVVAVGAEYYLESQKKEKKHH; the protein is encoded by the exons ATGGCCCATGGACATGGACATGAACATGGTCAAGGTAAACTAAAACTTCCAGATTATAAACAATGGAAGATAGAAGGGACACCATTAGAAACTGTCCAGGAGAAGCTGGCTGCACGAGGGCTAAGGGATCCATGGGGCCG caatGAAGCTTGGAGATACATGGGTGGCTTTGCAAACAATGTTTCCTTTGTTGGTGCATTATTAAAAGGATTCAAATGGGGATTTGCTGCATTTGTGGTAGCTGTAGGGGCTGAATATTACCTGGAGTcccagaaaaaagagaagaagcatCATTGA
- the NDUFB3 gene encoding NADH dehydrogenase [ubiquinone] 1 beta subcomplex subunit 3 isoform X2: MKSWDMAHGHGHEHGQGKLKLPDYKQWKIEGTPLETVQEKLAARGLRDPWGRNEAWRYMGGFANNVSFVGALLKGFKWGFAAFVVAVGAEYYLESQKKEKKHH, translated from the exons ACATGGCCCATGGACATGGACATGAACATGGTCAAGGTAAACTAAAACTTCCAGATTATAAACAATGGAAGATAGAAGGGACACCATTAGAAACTGTCCAGGAGAAGCTGGCTGCACGAGGGCTAAGGGATCCATGGGGCCG caatGAAGCTTGGAGATACATGGGTGGCTTTGCAAACAATGTTTCCTTTGTTGGTGCATTATTAAAAGGATTCAAATGGGGATTTGCTGCATTTGTGGTAGCTGTAGGGGCTGAATATTACCTGGAGTcccagaaaaaagagaagaagcatCATTGA